One Halarcobacter ebronensis genomic window carries:
- a CDS encoding MotA/TolQ/ExbB proton channel family protein gives MIDTALNYLNNGSAITLLVLLTLSTYFIICFWLFIYRYMTLNAMVFNEKKSLEALTSRGASLSPLSALNKCSSTVHTKEILHACEISIIKDASSGITWLSIISSTSPFVGLFGTVVGILESFAKFSSQTKVGFSIIAPAISEALVATAAGIFVAIFAYSFHQVLVRKVYELNIYLKAQSEILIAKG, from the coding sequence ATGATTGATACAGCGTTAAATTACTTAAACAATGGTAGTGCAATAACACTTTTAGTGTTATTGACACTGTCAACTTACTTTATAATCTGTTTTTGGCTTTTTATCTATAGATATATGACTTTAAATGCAATGGTTTTTAATGAAAAAAAATCACTTGAAGCTTTAACATCACGAGGTGCTTCTTTAAGTCCTCTATCTGCTTTAAATAAGTGTTCAAGTACAGTACATACAAAAGAGATTTTACATGCTTGTGAAATTAGTATAATAAAAGATGCAAGTTCAGGGATTACTTGGTTGTCAATTATCTCTTCTACTTCTCCTTTTGTTGGTCTTTTTGGTACAGTTGTTGGAATTTTAGAATCATTTGCTAAGTTTTCAAGTCAAACAAAAGTTGGTTTCTCTATTATTGCACCAGCAATTAGTGAAGCTTTAGTTGCAACAGCAGCTGGTATTTTTGTAGCTATATTTGCTTATAGTTTTCATCAAGTGTTAGTTAGAAAAGTGTATGAGCTAAATATATACTTAAAGGCACAATCAGAAATTTTAATAGCTAAAGGTTAA
- the atpC gene encoding ATP synthase F1 subunit epsilon — translation MDTLKLSIVAPNGLIFSDDVKSVTLPGKEGEFGVLPGHASLVSSLTVGVIIIEMGDTTEAVAINWGHVKVSESSVDVLVDGAVALTSGTDSEIAKNIEAAKDLVNSVKDSNVSLAAVEAKINSFA, via the coding sequence ATGGATACATTAAAATTATCGATAGTTGCACCAAATGGTCTAATTTTTAGTGATGACGTAAAAAGCGTAACTCTTCCTGGAAAAGAGGGAGAGTTTGGTGTTCTTCCTGGACACGCTTCTTTAGTTTCATCATTAACAGTTGGCGTAATTATTATAGAAATGGGTGATACCACAGAGGCAGTTGCCATCAATTGGGGTCACGTAAAAGTTAGTGAAAGTTCTGTTGATGTATTAGTTGATGGTGCAGTTGCACTTACTTCTGGTACTGATTCTGAAATCGCTAAAAATATAGAAGCTGCTAAAGATTTAGTTAACTCTGTAAAAGATTCTAATGTTTCACTAGCAGCAGTTGAAGCAAAAATCAATTCATTTGCATAA